The uncultured Sphaerochaeta sp. genome includes a window with the following:
- a CDS encoding Ig-like domain-containing protein, translated as MKKQRSINTMVILLSMVILCVLGCNLYDTTASLVIQIPLLEERETHKPDVSLSAARYIIHGDGPNGESFSGTLNSSWASYQKDGLSAGEWTITVDCYNNERNPVLIGRGIETIVLKPASKNYVTIDISLTEGAGDFVALLSWGDLEGSYILDYSITEALSGTLKKEVEISVDGSSYTLELDSFPTGDYLLHLTLSHDQSVVYQTLESFRIQDSLRTNASIEFSLDKMGSLSANLVMVESSPLDFSIKGPSIEVPSTEVLTYTIEGIEDLDYIQWYFDGLAIPYANTNTLFLGDGLSPGHYNITAVVTKDSRLGSKTITVDVQDTVLALVVGETYPSSETGPSEFNIRQVIPFEDQENVSVDSLIAISFSSFVDPSTVNERSIEILASGIPVSGTFFVETVRGTEQSVLSFSPVKPFPEETLITINLLGFHGIRNLRGTSLNGDFSYSFKTDSSCEDASVELKFPLDDWTKEGSAGYVSLPYGLLLGNDVVFGESIRDGLLIATNTFLAHGIVDHAIGETYSTMTSGTIDVPPGATKLLMDYCILTQEPIEEATHYPDGFVVHVKGSTGSLIHQFDAVQDASDFFSSIRTSRGKFYRSQNRTLVIDLESIGDMLTLQLLIFNQGDTFGTTCGVFGNIRFEEDAQ; from the coding sequence ATGAAGAAACAGAGAAGCATTAATACCATGGTGATTCTTTTAAGTATGGTAATTTTATGTGTGCTTGGGTGTAATTTATACGATACAACAGCCTCTCTTGTCATACAAATTCCTCTTTTGGAGGAACGAGAAACGCACAAGCCCGATGTATCCTTATCTGCTGCAAGATATATCATTCATGGGGACGGCCCCAATGGAGAATCTTTCTCCGGTACGCTCAACTCATCCTGGGCATCGTATCAGAAGGATGGTCTTTCAGCAGGTGAATGGACCATAACTGTAGATTGTTACAACAATGAACGCAATCCAGTCCTTATTGGTCGTGGGATAGAGACCATAGTCTTGAAACCAGCATCAAAGAACTATGTGACCATTGATATATCGCTTACTGAAGGAGCAGGCGACTTTGTTGCGTTGCTCTCTTGGGGTGACTTGGAAGGCTCCTATATCCTGGATTACTCAATAACTGAAGCTTTGTCTGGTACCCTCAAAAAAGAAGTAGAGATTTCGGTGGATGGTTCTTCATACACCTTGGAACTGGACTCCTTTCCAACCGGTGATTACCTTCTCCATCTCACGCTTTCTCATGATCAGAGTGTAGTTTATCAAACCTTGGAGTCCTTTAGAATTCAGGATTCCTTACGAACAAATGCATCCATTGAGTTTTCTTTGGATAAAATGGGAAGCTTGTCTGCCAATTTGGTGATGGTCGAAAGCTCTCCCTTGGATTTTTCCATTAAAGGTCCTTCAATAGAGGTCCCCAGCACAGAAGTCCTTACCTATACAATTGAAGGTATTGAGGATTTAGATTACATTCAGTGGTATTTTGACGGACTTGCGATACCATATGCAAATACCAATACCCTGTTTCTTGGGGATGGCCTTTCTCCGGGGCATTATAATATTACAGCAGTAGTGACCAAAGATTCACGTCTTGGATCTAAAACCATTACAGTTGATGTACAAGATACTGTGCTAGCATTGGTTGTTGGGGAGACGTATCCTTCTTCCGAGACGGGTCCTTCAGAGTTCAATATCAGACAAGTGATACCTTTCGAAGATCAAGAGAACGTATCGGTGGATTCCTTGATTGCCATCTCCTTCTCTTCTTTTGTTGATCCTTCCACTGTTAACGAGAGATCTATAGAAATTCTTGCTTCTGGCATTCCAGTATCTGGAACCTTTTTTGTGGAAACGGTAAGAGGAACGGAACAGTCGGTTCTCTCCTTCAGCCCTGTCAAACCTTTTCCTGAAGAAACACTGATTACCATCAATCTTCTTGGGTTCCATGGAATTCGTAATCTAAGGGGAACATCATTGAACGGTGATTTTTCATATAGTTTTAAAACAGACTCTTCTTGTGAAGATGCATCGGTTGAATTGAAATTTCCATTGGATGATTGGACGAAGGAGGGTAGCGCTGGGTATGTCTCCCTGCCCTATGGACTGCTGTTGGGGAATGACGTTGTTTTTGGGGAATCTATAAGAGATGGATTGCTGATTGCAACCAACACATTCCTAGCTCATGGGATTGTAGACCATGCAATTGGTGAAACGTATTCTACCATGACTTCTGGAACTATTGATGTTCCTCCCGGGGCAACAAAACTGCTCATGGACTATTGTATCCTGACGCAAGAGCCAATCGAGGAAGCGACTCACTATCCTGATGGTTTTGTAGTTCATGTGAAAGGGAGTACAGGGTCTTTAATTCACCAATTTGATGCTGTGCAAGATGCTTCTGACTTTTTTAGCAGTATTCGAACATCTCGTGGAAAATTCTATAGGTCGCAGAATAGAACTCTCGTGATTGATCTTGAATCAATCGGAGATATGCTTACCCTGCAACTCCTCATCTTCAACCAGGGCGACACATTTGGAACCACGTGTGGGGTATTTGGAAATATCCGCTTCGAGGAGGATGCCCAATGA
- a CDS encoding leucine-rich repeat protein: protein MDVVIPQTIGSYTIRSIGKNAFSSSNISSIVLPNSVERIEDEAFKQCENLESIMLPEGLISIGDEAFYECRKLATLKLPSTLLTIGSKAFMSCELITTLILPDSLTAFYSFAFSGLAIQSVKIPEQITSIPSFAFSNCKNLKEVSLPIGISNLGWKIFSNTSLEILEWPVHTVPDNASLYILDGCESIRELYIPTGSSSRMIYDSIGSNIFIERIILEDSKSDGYLDVLKYGEMILNTYHTPLREFSYSVSEQEVTITDFSGNDLYVGIPEEIEGMPVTKIGAGAFRDCTQIKGIQIVSSIKSIDADAFMNCTNLEHIEFQDGIQEIGPRAFANCISLEYIQLPNSLRKLSELVFINASSLKRIVLPDGLQTIGAGNFQGCSSLQGIMIPRSVKDIGPYQFLDCSQLNYIASPLSGSGGLWATKWDAGFDGLYMWNHIADTTAFSHTPIDDATTILTGYDMGEEQSIQIPMFMEGYLVSRIGEKAFFEQPLTHITIPPSVTHIDGAAFLNSGVHDIEFPDSLQEIGNDSFRGCSSLESIQWPNNLEMIGARAFKDCVSLDLEVLPQSLCTIYDEAFGGCDSIDQISIPTNILLKYAIFQNCEGLTDVYFEMQEKPYNNYWLAGPNTELHFLQTTSELSFVGSVWEESPYVITEKFIGPENHVVLPNMLSGKPLTGINSRTFHAVANVKSVRITDGIESIGMHAFTLCPQLTEVYIADTVEKIGPQAFKDCPNLKTVFCEVSSKPEGWDDQWLGNTNPIIVWGYSGRW from the coding sequence GTGGATGTGGTTATACCTCAAACTATCGGTAGTTACACAATAAGATCTATTGGAAAAAATGCCTTCAGCAGTAGTAATATTTCTTCGATTGTTCTGCCAAATTCTGTTGAGAGAATCGAAGATGAAGCATTTAAGCAATGTGAGAATCTCGAATCAATCATGTTACCTGAAGGCCTGATTTCTATTGGGGATGAAGCTTTCTACGAATGCCGGAAATTAGCAACCTTAAAACTGCCTTCAACACTTTTAACCATCGGGTCAAAGGCCTTTATGTCATGTGAATTGATAACAACATTAATTTTGCCAGATTCACTTACGGCATTCTATTCCTTTGCCTTTTCAGGATTGGCTATCCAAAGTGTGAAGATCCCGGAACAGATCACTTCCATCCCATCGTTTGCATTCAGTAATTGCAAGAACCTCAAGGAGGTTTCACTACCTATTGGTATTTCAAATCTGGGATGGAAGATTTTTTCAAATACTTCGTTGGAGATCTTGGAATGGCCAGTACATACCGTCCCTGATAATGCAAGTCTTTACATTTTGGATGGGTGCGAATCCATTCGGGAGCTCTATATCCCAACCGGATCGTCTTCAAGGATGATTTATGATTCGATTGGATCAAATATCTTCATTGAACGTATAATTCTTGAAGATTCCAAGAGTGATGGTTATTTGGATGTTTTGAAGTATGGTGAAATGATTCTAAACACATATCATACACCGTTACGTGAGTTTAGTTATAGTGTCTCTGAACAAGAAGTCACAATAACAGATTTTTCTGGTAATGACTTGTATGTGGGTATTCCTGAAGAGATTGAGGGCATGCCGGTCACCAAGATAGGAGCAGGGGCTTTTCGGGACTGTACGCAAATCAAGGGGATCCAAATTGTTTCAAGTATCAAGTCAATAGATGCAGATGCTTTCATGAATTGTACCAATCTTGAACATATTGAGTTTCAAGATGGTATACAAGAGATTGGTCCACGAGCTTTTGCTAATTGTATTTCGCTAGAATATATACAGCTTCCCAACAGCTTGAGAAAACTTTCTGAATTGGTATTCATCAATGCTTCATCATTGAAACGTATCGTCCTTCCAGATGGTCTGCAAACCATCGGGGCAGGAAATTTCCAGGGATGTTCATCTCTACAGGGAATCATGATACCTCGTTCTGTCAAGGATATTGGTCCCTACCAGTTCTTGGATTGTTCACAGCTCAACTATATAGCATCGCCTCTTTCGGGTTCTGGTGGTTTGTGGGCTACCAAATGGGACGCTGGTTTTGACGGTCTGTACATGTGGAATCACATAGCTGATACCACAGCATTTTCTCATACGCCCATTGACGATGCAACAACGATTCTTACAGGTTATGATATGGGAGAAGAGCAATCCATTCAGATTCCTATGTTCATGGAAGGGTATCTTGTCTCCAGGATTGGGGAAAAGGCATTCTTTGAGCAACCTCTCACACATATTACCATACCACCTTCTGTCACACACATCGATGGGGCGGCGTTTCTAAACAGTGGGGTGCATGATATTGAATTTCCTGATTCACTACAGGAGATAGGGAATGATTCCTTTAGAGGATGTTCCTCACTTGAATCAATCCAATGGCCAAACAATCTGGAAATGATTGGTGCTCGTGCATTCAAAGACTGTGTATCTTTGGATCTCGAAGTTCTTCCCCAATCTCTTTGTACAATCTATGATGAGGCATTTGGTGGTTGTGATTCCATCGATCAAATATCCATTCCGACCAATATACTATTGAAATATGCAATTTTCCAGAACTGTGAGGGATTGACAGATGTCTATTTTGAAATGCAAGAAAAGCCCTATAATAATTACTGGCTTGCAGGACCAAATACTGAACTGCATTTCTTGCAAACTACTTCTGAATTGAGTTTTGTTGGAAGTGTCTGGGAGGAAAGCCCTTATGTTATTACAGAAAAGTTCATCGGACCTGAAAACCATGTGGTTCTACCGAACATGCTTTCGGGAAAACCTTTGACAGGCATCAATAGCCGTACTTTCCATGCTGTAGCAAATGTTAAATCTGTCAGGATTACAGATGGTATTGAGTCAATTGGGATGCATGCATTTACACTATGTCCTCAGCTAACTGAAGTTTATATCGCAGATACAGTTGAAAAGATAGGGCCACAGGCTTTCAAGGACTGTCCAAATCTAAAAACTGTATTCTGTGAGGTGTCAAGTAAGCCTGAAGGATGGGATGATCAGTGGTTGGGAAATACCAATCCTATCATTGTCTGGGGGTATTCTGGTCGATGGTGA